The following coding sequences lie in one Alicyclobacillus curvatus genomic window:
- a CDS encoding DUF4129 domain-containing protein, which produces MTTIEGWVTRSIRESWFEGLLFLPVVLIISKLILTATLLWAWLLSLFVLRALAVILMKRLRRRIWLALIGIVSAFVVPLVFSVPISAAVVLAALGAASFWRSVGITAAKQYRYSAGLYVVGLVSYVVYAALAVRVHIYLEALPFVTGLAVVSIVFILLEVNRSALADASFTQTETIDVDHKVRELNRVHVVTLLAVVIFISVLWRLLGVLPNVRIGLTLHPNAVPPILPHHSPALPPISKVHKSAFAQILSLVLEVGAILIVSVVGVWFAVRAGKLIVAGMTSLLTRLRERLHPQGALGYVDRVESLESPKLKERLALRRMRKSQSGVRWEALYDPREKARYLYRKIIEAAISKGFTWSKSDTPLEVSAGLQAFVDDNEVCKDIPEFVHLYRIARYSEHPVDNEAVETAHLRLSKLLLLGRASKRRR; this is translated from the coding sequence ATGACAACCATCGAGGGATGGGTTACGCGAAGCATACGTGAAAGTTGGTTCGAAGGGCTTCTGTTTTTGCCCGTTGTTCTCATCATCTCGAAGCTCATTTTGACAGCGACCTTACTGTGGGCATGGCTGCTCAGTTTGTTCGTCCTTCGCGCCCTCGCCGTCATCCTCATGAAGCGGCTGCGGCGACGCATTTGGCTTGCGCTGATTGGCATCGTATCAGCATTCGTGGTACCACTCGTATTTTCAGTACCCATCAGTGCAGCCGTGGTACTCGCCGCGCTTGGCGCAGCTTCCTTTTGGCGATCCGTTGGCATCACCGCCGCCAAACAATACCGCTATTCGGCTGGTCTGTACGTTGTCGGGCTTGTGTCCTATGTCGTCTACGCTGCCTTGGCGGTAAGGGTTCACATTTACCTGGAGGCGCTGCCGTTTGTTACGGGACTCGCCGTCGTCTCCATCGTCTTCATCCTGCTGGAAGTAAATCGGTCTGCCCTCGCCGACGCCAGCTTTACGCAAACCGAAACCATTGATGTAGACCACAAAGTTAGGGAATTGAACAGGGTACACGTCGTGACTCTGCTTGCGGTTGTCATTTTCATCAGTGTTCTGTGGCGTCTTCTAGGAGTTCTGCCCAACGTTCGGATTGGTTTGACCCTCCATCCCAACGCGGTTCCCCCCATCCTTCCGCACCATTCGCCAGCTTTACCCCCTATTTCGAAGGTGCACAAAAGCGCCTTTGCACAAATTCTATCGCTGGTCCTTGAAGTGGGGGCCATTTTGATTGTATCTGTCGTGGGTGTCTGGTTTGCAGTGCGGGCTGGAAAATTGATTGTTGCTGGAATGACCAGCCTGCTGACTCGTCTTCGCGAGCGCCTGCATCCGCAGGGGGCGCTTGGTTACGTTGACCGTGTAGAGAGTTTGGAGTCGCCAAAGCTAAAAGAGAGACTGGCCCTGCGGCGAATGCGCAAAAGCCAGTCTGGAGTGCGATGGGAAGCCCTTTACGACCCGAGGGAGAAGGCCCGCTACTTGTACAGAAAGATAATCGAAGCGGCCATCTCAAAAGGGTTCACGTGGTCAAAGAGTGATACGCCTCTGGAAGTTTCAGCAGGATTGCAAGCCTTCGTTGATGATAATGAGGTTTGCAAGGACATTCCCGAATTTGTTCATCTATATCGCATCGCCCGTTACAGTGAGCATCCGGTTGATAACGAGGCTGTGGAAACGGCCCACCTTCGATTAAGCAAATTGCTCCTGCTCGGTCGAGCCAGTAAGCGCCGTCGTTGA